A single region of the Lycium barbarum isolate Lr01 chromosome 2, ASM1917538v2, whole genome shotgun sequence genome encodes:
- the LOC132627385 gene encoding type IV inositol polyphosphate 5-phosphatase 3 isoform X1 has translation MKHSSRQRHQTQRSWAEILCSGCTCLQLFWPRVFMRKWLHISAKDSDYSADPDSDSNSGSDSDQEFCEWPRQSQLNDEKEGSVGIDDALPRIRRRKSETFRQQYINTKEIRVCVGTWNVAGKFPTEDLELDSWLDVNEPADIYVIGFQEVIPLNAGNIFGAEDTRPISVWEDVIRESLNKVPPVNNFRSFSDPPSPSRFKPSEDFPDIEEEIASESDSGSEEEVFPINEESSDFDEIKDESVMEDDTNVKNGLAFLNNTWSLEPINEEFQRQFSSSKKLDRLNCFRPEEDKEEAGESNVQFAKKLTKSLSGTERIGLCWPERPLDLLGQHVSERPGSLQSLKSFKASKSFKAYNSFKLPVSGQNRTQSDATLLAELDLKALINRKRKPPYVRIVSKQMVGVFLSVWVRRGLRKHIQNLNVSTVGVGVMGFIGNKGSVSVSMSIYQTFFCFVCTHLTSGEKETDAVKRNTDVYEIHRRTHFNAFSSIGLPKSIHDHERIIWLGDLNYRINLPYDRTRELILKKDWCKLIECDQLSKEFKKGRAFDGWSEGTLNFPPTYKYEVNSEKYCGEDPKGGRRNPAWCDRILSLGNGIRLLSYGRSELKFSDHRPVSATYMVEVEEFSPRKLQRALTLTDAEIAKEEIVTNMGIESGMSRFISNQDKSYWMR, from the exons atgaaaCACAGCTCAAGACAACGGCATCAAACTCAG AGGAGTTGGGCTGAAATATTGTGTTCTGGTTGCACGTGCCTACAGCTTTTTTGGCCGCGAGTGTTTATGCGCAAATGGCTCCATATTAGTGCTAAGGATTCCGATTATAGTGCTGACCCTGACTCTGATTCCAACTCTGGTTCTGATTCCGATCAAG AATTCTGTGAATGGCCGAGGCAGTCGCAGCTTAACGATGAAAAAGAAGGCTCAGTTGGTATTGATG ATGCTCTTCCCAGAATAAGAAGACGGAAGTCAGAAACATTTAGGCAACAGTATATTAACACAAAAGAAATTAG AGTATGTGTTGGCACATGGAATGTTGCAGGAAAATTTCCTACAGAAGATCTTGAACTTGATAGCTGGTTGGATGTTAATGAGCCTGCTGACATCTATGTAATTGG ATTTCAGGAAGTTATACCATTAAATGCTGGCAATATATTTGGTGCTGAAGATACCCGCCCAATTTCAGTTTGGGAGGACGTCATTCGCGAAAGTCTGAATAAAGTCCCACCGGTGAATAATTTTAGATCCTTTAGTGATCCTCCTTCTCCATCAAGGTTTAAGCCATCCGAAGACTTCCCTGATATAGAAGAAGAAATCGCCTCTGAATCTGACAGTGGCAGTGAGGAGGAAGTTTTCCCAATAAATGAAGAGTCCAGTGACTTTGATGAAATCAAGGATGAATCTGTCATGGAGGATGATACGAATGTGAAAAATGGTTTAGCTTTTTTGAACAATACTTGGAGTTTGGAGCCAATCAATGAGGAGTTTCAAAGGCAATTTTCTTCTTCAAAGAAGCTAGACAGGCTGAATTGCTTTAGACCAGAGGAGGATAAAGAAGAAGCAGGCGAATCAAATGTGCAGTTTGCCAAAAAATTGACAAAATCTCTCAGTGGGACAGAAAGAATTGGTCTTTGCTGGCCAGAGCGACCATTGGATCTTTTGGGCCAGCATGTTTCAGAAAGACCTGGTTCCTTACAATCTTTGAAATCATTCAAAGCTTCTAAATCTTTTAAAGCTTACAATTCTTTTAAGTTGCCTGTTAGTGGTCAGAATAGAACACAATCAGATGCCACTCTGCTTGCAGAACTAGATCTTAAAGCTTTGATAAATAGGAAAAGGAAACCACCTTACGTGAGGATTGTAAGCAAGCAAATGGTTGGAGTTTTTCTTAGCGTATGGGTTCGTAGGGGCCTAAGAAAGCACATACAGAATTTGAATGTATCTACAGTTGGTGTTGGTGTGATGGGCTTCATTGGTAACAAG GGATCAGTATCTGTGAGCATGTCAATATATCAGACTTTCTTTTGCTTTGTCTGTACTCACCTAACATCGGGTGAGAAGGAGACAGATGCAGTCAAAAGAAACACTGACGTCTATGAAATTCATCGAAGAACACATTTCAATGCATTTTCTTCGATCGGACTTCCTAAGAGCATCCATGATCATGA GCGAATAATCTGGTTGGGAGATCTTAATTATCGTATTAATTTACCGTATGATAGAACACGGGAGCTGATATTAAAAAAGGACTGGTGTAAGTTAATTGAGTGTGATCAG CTCAGCAAAGAGTTCAAGAAAGGTCGTGCATTTGATGGGTGGTCCGAAGGTACTTTAAACTTTCCGCCGACTTATAAATATGAAGTAAACTCAGAGAAGTATTGTGGAGAGGATCCAAAGGGCGGGAGACGTAATCCAGCATG GTGTGATCGAATCCTATCACTCGGGAATGGGATAAGGCTTCTGAGTTATGGGAGATCTGAACTTAAGTTTTCAGATCATCGACCTGTCTCTGCCACATATATGGTAGAGGTTGAGGAATTTAGCCCCAGGAAGTTGCAGCGGGCCCTCACTTTAACTGATGCGGAAATTGCAAAGGAGGAAATTGTGACAAATATGGGAATAGAGAGTGGAATGAGCCGATTCATATCAAACCAG GACAAATCTTATTGGATGCGCTAA
- the LOC132627385 gene encoding type IV inositol polyphosphate 5-phosphatase 3 isoform X3, with amino-acid sequence MRKWLHISAKDSDYSADPDSDSNSGSDSDQEFCEWPRQSQLNDEKEGSVGIDDALPRIRRRKSETFRQQYINTKEIRVCVGTWNVAGKFPTEDLELDSWLDVNEPADIYVIGFQEVIPLNAGNIFGAEDTRPISVWEDVIRESLNKVPPVNNFRSFSDPPSPSRFKPSEDFPDIEEEIASESDSGSEEEVFPINEESSDFDEIKDESVMEDDTNVKNGLAFLNNTWSLEPINEEFQRQFSSSKKLDRLNCFRPEEDKEEAGESNVQFAKKLTKSLSGTERIGLCWPERPLDLLGQHVSERPGSLQSLKSFKASKSFKAYNSFKLPVSGQNRTQSDATLLAELDLKALINRKRKPPYVRIVSKQMVGVFLSVWVRRGLRKHIQNLNVSTVGVGVMGFIGNKGSVSVSMSIYQTFFCFVCTHLTSGEKETDAVKRNTDVYEIHRRTHFNAFSSIGLPKSIHDHERIIWLGDLNYRINLPYDRTRELILKKDWCKLIECDQLSKEFKKGRAFDGWSEGTLNFPPTYKYEVNSEKYCGEDPKGGRRNPAWCDRILSLGNGIRLLSYGRSELKFSDHRPVSATYMVEVEEFSPRKLQRALTLTDAEIAKEEIVTNMGIESGMSRFISNQDKSYWMR; translated from the exons ATGCGCAAATGGCTCCATATTAGTGCTAAGGATTCCGATTATAGTGCTGACCCTGACTCTGATTCCAACTCTGGTTCTGATTCCGATCAAG AATTCTGTGAATGGCCGAGGCAGTCGCAGCTTAACGATGAAAAAGAAGGCTCAGTTGGTATTGATG ATGCTCTTCCCAGAATAAGAAGACGGAAGTCAGAAACATTTAGGCAACAGTATATTAACACAAAAGAAATTAG AGTATGTGTTGGCACATGGAATGTTGCAGGAAAATTTCCTACAGAAGATCTTGAACTTGATAGCTGGTTGGATGTTAATGAGCCTGCTGACATCTATGTAATTGG ATTTCAGGAAGTTATACCATTAAATGCTGGCAATATATTTGGTGCTGAAGATACCCGCCCAATTTCAGTTTGGGAGGACGTCATTCGCGAAAGTCTGAATAAAGTCCCACCGGTGAATAATTTTAGATCCTTTAGTGATCCTCCTTCTCCATCAAGGTTTAAGCCATCCGAAGACTTCCCTGATATAGAAGAAGAAATCGCCTCTGAATCTGACAGTGGCAGTGAGGAGGAAGTTTTCCCAATAAATGAAGAGTCCAGTGACTTTGATGAAATCAAGGATGAATCTGTCATGGAGGATGATACGAATGTGAAAAATGGTTTAGCTTTTTTGAACAATACTTGGAGTTTGGAGCCAATCAATGAGGAGTTTCAAAGGCAATTTTCTTCTTCAAAGAAGCTAGACAGGCTGAATTGCTTTAGACCAGAGGAGGATAAAGAAGAAGCAGGCGAATCAAATGTGCAGTTTGCCAAAAAATTGACAAAATCTCTCAGTGGGACAGAAAGAATTGGTCTTTGCTGGCCAGAGCGACCATTGGATCTTTTGGGCCAGCATGTTTCAGAAAGACCTGGTTCCTTACAATCTTTGAAATCATTCAAAGCTTCTAAATCTTTTAAAGCTTACAATTCTTTTAAGTTGCCTGTTAGTGGTCAGAATAGAACACAATCAGATGCCACTCTGCTTGCAGAACTAGATCTTAAAGCTTTGATAAATAGGAAAAGGAAACCACCTTACGTGAGGATTGTAAGCAAGCAAATGGTTGGAGTTTTTCTTAGCGTATGGGTTCGTAGGGGCCTAAGAAAGCACATACAGAATTTGAATGTATCTACAGTTGGTGTTGGTGTGATGGGCTTCATTGGTAACAAG GGATCAGTATCTGTGAGCATGTCAATATATCAGACTTTCTTTTGCTTTGTCTGTACTCACCTAACATCGGGTGAGAAGGAGACAGATGCAGTCAAAAGAAACACTGACGTCTATGAAATTCATCGAAGAACACATTTCAATGCATTTTCTTCGATCGGACTTCCTAAGAGCATCCATGATCATGA GCGAATAATCTGGTTGGGAGATCTTAATTATCGTATTAATTTACCGTATGATAGAACACGGGAGCTGATATTAAAAAAGGACTGGTGTAAGTTAATTGAGTGTGATCAG CTCAGCAAAGAGTTCAAGAAAGGTCGTGCATTTGATGGGTGGTCCGAAGGTACTTTAAACTTTCCGCCGACTTATAAATATGAAGTAAACTCAGAGAAGTATTGTGGAGAGGATCCAAAGGGCGGGAGACGTAATCCAGCATG GTGTGATCGAATCCTATCACTCGGGAATGGGATAAGGCTTCTGAGTTATGGGAGATCTGAACTTAAGTTTTCAGATCATCGACCTGTCTCTGCCACATATATGGTAGAGGTTGAGGAATTTAGCCCCAGGAAGTTGCAGCGGGCCCTCACTTTAACTGATGCGGAAATTGCAAAGGAGGAAATTGTGACAAATATGGGAATAGAGAGTGGAATGAGCCGATTCATATCAAACCAG GACAAATCTTATTGGATGCGCTAA
- the LOC132627385 gene encoding type IV inositol polyphosphate 5-phosphatase 3 isoform X2 — MKHSSRQRHQTQLFWPRVFMRKWLHISAKDSDYSADPDSDSNSGSDSDQEFCEWPRQSQLNDEKEGSVGIDDALPRIRRRKSETFRQQYINTKEIRVCVGTWNVAGKFPTEDLELDSWLDVNEPADIYVIGFQEVIPLNAGNIFGAEDTRPISVWEDVIRESLNKVPPVNNFRSFSDPPSPSRFKPSEDFPDIEEEIASESDSGSEEEVFPINEESSDFDEIKDESVMEDDTNVKNGLAFLNNTWSLEPINEEFQRQFSSSKKLDRLNCFRPEEDKEEAGESNVQFAKKLTKSLSGTERIGLCWPERPLDLLGQHVSERPGSLQSLKSFKASKSFKAYNSFKLPVSGQNRTQSDATLLAELDLKALINRKRKPPYVRIVSKQMVGVFLSVWVRRGLRKHIQNLNVSTVGVGVMGFIGNKGSVSVSMSIYQTFFCFVCTHLTSGEKETDAVKRNTDVYEIHRRTHFNAFSSIGLPKSIHDHERIIWLGDLNYRINLPYDRTRELILKKDWCKLIECDQLSKEFKKGRAFDGWSEGTLNFPPTYKYEVNSEKYCGEDPKGGRRNPAWCDRILSLGNGIRLLSYGRSELKFSDHRPVSATYMVEVEEFSPRKLQRALTLTDAEIAKEEIVTNMGIESGMSRFISNQDKSYWMR, encoded by the exons atgaaaCACAGCTCAAGACAACGGCATCAAACTCAG CTTTTTTGGCCGCGAGTGTTTATGCGCAAATGGCTCCATATTAGTGCTAAGGATTCCGATTATAGTGCTGACCCTGACTCTGATTCCAACTCTGGTTCTGATTCCGATCAAG AATTCTGTGAATGGCCGAGGCAGTCGCAGCTTAACGATGAAAAAGAAGGCTCAGTTGGTATTGATG ATGCTCTTCCCAGAATAAGAAGACGGAAGTCAGAAACATTTAGGCAACAGTATATTAACACAAAAGAAATTAG AGTATGTGTTGGCACATGGAATGTTGCAGGAAAATTTCCTACAGAAGATCTTGAACTTGATAGCTGGTTGGATGTTAATGAGCCTGCTGACATCTATGTAATTGG ATTTCAGGAAGTTATACCATTAAATGCTGGCAATATATTTGGTGCTGAAGATACCCGCCCAATTTCAGTTTGGGAGGACGTCATTCGCGAAAGTCTGAATAAAGTCCCACCGGTGAATAATTTTAGATCCTTTAGTGATCCTCCTTCTCCATCAAGGTTTAAGCCATCCGAAGACTTCCCTGATATAGAAGAAGAAATCGCCTCTGAATCTGACAGTGGCAGTGAGGAGGAAGTTTTCCCAATAAATGAAGAGTCCAGTGACTTTGATGAAATCAAGGATGAATCTGTCATGGAGGATGATACGAATGTGAAAAATGGTTTAGCTTTTTTGAACAATACTTGGAGTTTGGAGCCAATCAATGAGGAGTTTCAAAGGCAATTTTCTTCTTCAAAGAAGCTAGACAGGCTGAATTGCTTTAGACCAGAGGAGGATAAAGAAGAAGCAGGCGAATCAAATGTGCAGTTTGCCAAAAAATTGACAAAATCTCTCAGTGGGACAGAAAGAATTGGTCTTTGCTGGCCAGAGCGACCATTGGATCTTTTGGGCCAGCATGTTTCAGAAAGACCTGGTTCCTTACAATCTTTGAAATCATTCAAAGCTTCTAAATCTTTTAAAGCTTACAATTCTTTTAAGTTGCCTGTTAGTGGTCAGAATAGAACACAATCAGATGCCACTCTGCTTGCAGAACTAGATCTTAAAGCTTTGATAAATAGGAAAAGGAAACCACCTTACGTGAGGATTGTAAGCAAGCAAATGGTTGGAGTTTTTCTTAGCGTATGGGTTCGTAGGGGCCTAAGAAAGCACATACAGAATTTGAATGTATCTACAGTTGGTGTTGGTGTGATGGGCTTCATTGGTAACAAG GGATCAGTATCTGTGAGCATGTCAATATATCAGACTTTCTTTTGCTTTGTCTGTACTCACCTAACATCGGGTGAGAAGGAGACAGATGCAGTCAAAAGAAACACTGACGTCTATGAAATTCATCGAAGAACACATTTCAATGCATTTTCTTCGATCGGACTTCCTAAGAGCATCCATGATCATGA GCGAATAATCTGGTTGGGAGATCTTAATTATCGTATTAATTTACCGTATGATAGAACACGGGAGCTGATATTAAAAAAGGACTGGTGTAAGTTAATTGAGTGTGATCAG CTCAGCAAAGAGTTCAAGAAAGGTCGTGCATTTGATGGGTGGTCCGAAGGTACTTTAAACTTTCCGCCGACTTATAAATATGAAGTAAACTCAGAGAAGTATTGTGGAGAGGATCCAAAGGGCGGGAGACGTAATCCAGCATG GTGTGATCGAATCCTATCACTCGGGAATGGGATAAGGCTTCTGAGTTATGGGAGATCTGAACTTAAGTTTTCAGATCATCGACCTGTCTCTGCCACATATATGGTAGAGGTTGAGGAATTTAGCCCCAGGAAGTTGCAGCGGGCCCTCACTTTAACTGATGCGGAAATTGCAAAGGAGGAAATTGTGACAAATATGGGAATAGAGAGTGGAATGAGCCGATTCATATCAAACCAG GACAAATCTTATTGGATGCGCTAA
- the LOC132627385 gene encoding type IV inositol polyphosphate 5-phosphatase 3 isoform X4, with protein sequence MKHSSRQRHQTQRSWAEILCSGCTCLQLFWPRVFMRKWLHISAKDSDYSADPDSDSNSGSDSDQEFCEWPRQSQLNDEKEGSVGIDDALPRIRRRKSETFRQQYINTKEIRVCVGTWNVAGKFPTEDLELDSWLDVNEPADIYVIGFQEVIPLNAGNIFGAEDTRPISVWEDVIRESLNKVPPVNNFRSFSDPPSPSRFKPSEDFPDIEEEIASESDSGSEEEVFPINEESSDFDEIKDESVMEDDTNVKNGLAFLNNTWSLEPINEEFQRQFSSSKKLDRLNCFRPEEDKEEAGESNVQFAKKLTKSLSGTERIGLCWPERPLDLLGQHVSERPGSLQSLKSFKASKSFKAYNSFKLPVSGQNRTQSDATLLAELDLKALINRKRKPPYVRIVSKQMVGVFLSVWVRRGLRKHIQNLNVSTVGVGVMGFIGNKGSVSVSMSIYQTFFCFVCTHLTSGEKETDAVKRNTDVYEIHRRTHFNAFSSIGLPKSIHDHERIIWLGDLNYRINLPYDRTRELILKKDWCKLIECDQLSKEFKKGRAFDGWSEGTLNFPPTYKYEVNSEKYCGEDPKGGRRNPACHQVLSSDWQLIYRDK encoded by the exons atgaaaCACAGCTCAAGACAACGGCATCAAACTCAG AGGAGTTGGGCTGAAATATTGTGTTCTGGTTGCACGTGCCTACAGCTTTTTTGGCCGCGAGTGTTTATGCGCAAATGGCTCCATATTAGTGCTAAGGATTCCGATTATAGTGCTGACCCTGACTCTGATTCCAACTCTGGTTCTGATTCCGATCAAG AATTCTGTGAATGGCCGAGGCAGTCGCAGCTTAACGATGAAAAAGAAGGCTCAGTTGGTATTGATG ATGCTCTTCCCAGAATAAGAAGACGGAAGTCAGAAACATTTAGGCAACAGTATATTAACACAAAAGAAATTAG AGTATGTGTTGGCACATGGAATGTTGCAGGAAAATTTCCTACAGAAGATCTTGAACTTGATAGCTGGTTGGATGTTAATGAGCCTGCTGACATCTATGTAATTGG ATTTCAGGAAGTTATACCATTAAATGCTGGCAATATATTTGGTGCTGAAGATACCCGCCCAATTTCAGTTTGGGAGGACGTCATTCGCGAAAGTCTGAATAAAGTCCCACCGGTGAATAATTTTAGATCCTTTAGTGATCCTCCTTCTCCATCAAGGTTTAAGCCATCCGAAGACTTCCCTGATATAGAAGAAGAAATCGCCTCTGAATCTGACAGTGGCAGTGAGGAGGAAGTTTTCCCAATAAATGAAGAGTCCAGTGACTTTGATGAAATCAAGGATGAATCTGTCATGGAGGATGATACGAATGTGAAAAATGGTTTAGCTTTTTTGAACAATACTTGGAGTTTGGAGCCAATCAATGAGGAGTTTCAAAGGCAATTTTCTTCTTCAAAGAAGCTAGACAGGCTGAATTGCTTTAGACCAGAGGAGGATAAAGAAGAAGCAGGCGAATCAAATGTGCAGTTTGCCAAAAAATTGACAAAATCTCTCAGTGGGACAGAAAGAATTGGTCTTTGCTGGCCAGAGCGACCATTGGATCTTTTGGGCCAGCATGTTTCAGAAAGACCTGGTTCCTTACAATCTTTGAAATCATTCAAAGCTTCTAAATCTTTTAAAGCTTACAATTCTTTTAAGTTGCCTGTTAGTGGTCAGAATAGAACACAATCAGATGCCACTCTGCTTGCAGAACTAGATCTTAAAGCTTTGATAAATAGGAAAAGGAAACCACCTTACGTGAGGATTGTAAGCAAGCAAATGGTTGGAGTTTTTCTTAGCGTATGGGTTCGTAGGGGCCTAAGAAAGCACATACAGAATTTGAATGTATCTACAGTTGGTGTTGGTGTGATGGGCTTCATTGGTAACAAG GGATCAGTATCTGTGAGCATGTCAATATATCAGACTTTCTTTTGCTTTGTCTGTACTCACCTAACATCGGGTGAGAAGGAGACAGATGCAGTCAAAAGAAACACTGACGTCTATGAAATTCATCGAAGAACACATTTCAATGCATTTTCTTCGATCGGACTTCCTAAGAGCATCCATGATCATGA GCGAATAATCTGGTTGGGAGATCTTAATTATCGTATTAATTTACCGTATGATAGAACACGGGAGCTGATATTAAAAAAGGACTGGTGTAAGTTAATTGAGTGTGATCAG CTCAGCAAAGAGTTCAAGAAAGGTCGTGCATTTGATGGGTGGTCCGAAGGTACTTTAAACTTTCCGCCGACTTATAAATATGAAGTAAACTCAGAGAAGTATTGTGGAGAGGATCCAAAGGGCGGGAGACGTAATCCAGCATG TCATCAGGTTCTCTCATCAGATTGGCAACTCATATATCGTGATAAGTGA
- the LOC132627385 gene encoding type IV inositol polyphosphate 5-phosphatase 3 isoform X5, translated as MVLTDALPRIRRRKSETFRQQYINTKEIRVCVGTWNVAGKFPTEDLELDSWLDVNEPADIYVIGFQEVIPLNAGNIFGAEDTRPISVWEDVIRESLNKVPPVNNFRSFSDPPSPSRFKPSEDFPDIEEEIASESDSGSEEEVFPINEESSDFDEIKDESVMEDDTNVKNGLAFLNNTWSLEPINEEFQRQFSSSKKLDRLNCFRPEEDKEEAGESNVQFAKKLTKSLSGTERIGLCWPERPLDLLGQHVSERPGSLQSLKSFKASKSFKAYNSFKLPVSGQNRTQSDATLLAELDLKALINRKRKPPYVRIVSKQMVGVFLSVWVRRGLRKHIQNLNVSTVGVGVMGFIGNKGSVSVSMSIYQTFFCFVCTHLTSGEKETDAVKRNTDVYEIHRRTHFNAFSSIGLPKSIHDHERIIWLGDLNYRINLPYDRTRELILKKDWCKLIECDQLSKEFKKGRAFDGWSEGTLNFPPTYKYEVNSEKYCGEDPKGGRRNPAWCDRILSLGNGIRLLSYGRSELKFSDHRPVSATYMVEVEEFSPRKLQRALTLTDAEIAKEEIVTNMGIESGMSRFISNQDKSYWMR; from the exons ATGGTCCTTACAG ATGCTCTTCCCAGAATAAGAAGACGGAAGTCAGAAACATTTAGGCAACAGTATATTAACACAAAAGAAATTAG AGTATGTGTTGGCACATGGAATGTTGCAGGAAAATTTCCTACAGAAGATCTTGAACTTGATAGCTGGTTGGATGTTAATGAGCCTGCTGACATCTATGTAATTGG ATTTCAGGAAGTTATACCATTAAATGCTGGCAATATATTTGGTGCTGAAGATACCCGCCCAATTTCAGTTTGGGAGGACGTCATTCGCGAAAGTCTGAATAAAGTCCCACCGGTGAATAATTTTAGATCCTTTAGTGATCCTCCTTCTCCATCAAGGTTTAAGCCATCCGAAGACTTCCCTGATATAGAAGAAGAAATCGCCTCTGAATCTGACAGTGGCAGTGAGGAGGAAGTTTTCCCAATAAATGAAGAGTCCAGTGACTTTGATGAAATCAAGGATGAATCTGTCATGGAGGATGATACGAATGTGAAAAATGGTTTAGCTTTTTTGAACAATACTTGGAGTTTGGAGCCAATCAATGAGGAGTTTCAAAGGCAATTTTCTTCTTCAAAGAAGCTAGACAGGCTGAATTGCTTTAGACCAGAGGAGGATAAAGAAGAAGCAGGCGAATCAAATGTGCAGTTTGCCAAAAAATTGACAAAATCTCTCAGTGGGACAGAAAGAATTGGTCTTTGCTGGCCAGAGCGACCATTGGATCTTTTGGGCCAGCATGTTTCAGAAAGACCTGGTTCCTTACAATCTTTGAAATCATTCAAAGCTTCTAAATCTTTTAAAGCTTACAATTCTTTTAAGTTGCCTGTTAGTGGTCAGAATAGAACACAATCAGATGCCACTCTGCTTGCAGAACTAGATCTTAAAGCTTTGATAAATAGGAAAAGGAAACCACCTTACGTGAGGATTGTAAGCAAGCAAATGGTTGGAGTTTTTCTTAGCGTATGGGTTCGTAGGGGCCTAAGAAAGCACATACAGAATTTGAATGTATCTACAGTTGGTGTTGGTGTGATGGGCTTCATTGGTAACAAG GGATCAGTATCTGTGAGCATGTCAATATATCAGACTTTCTTTTGCTTTGTCTGTACTCACCTAACATCGGGTGAGAAGGAGACAGATGCAGTCAAAAGAAACACTGACGTCTATGAAATTCATCGAAGAACACATTTCAATGCATTTTCTTCGATCGGACTTCCTAAGAGCATCCATGATCATGA GCGAATAATCTGGTTGGGAGATCTTAATTATCGTATTAATTTACCGTATGATAGAACACGGGAGCTGATATTAAAAAAGGACTGGTGTAAGTTAATTGAGTGTGATCAG CTCAGCAAAGAGTTCAAGAAAGGTCGTGCATTTGATGGGTGGTCCGAAGGTACTTTAAACTTTCCGCCGACTTATAAATATGAAGTAAACTCAGAGAAGTATTGTGGAGAGGATCCAAAGGGCGGGAGACGTAATCCAGCATG GTGTGATCGAATCCTATCACTCGGGAATGGGATAAGGCTTCTGAGTTATGGGAGATCTGAACTTAAGTTTTCAGATCATCGACCTGTCTCTGCCACATATATGGTAGAGGTTGAGGAATTTAGCCCCAGGAAGTTGCAGCGGGCCCTCACTTTAACTGATGCGGAAATTGCAAAGGAGGAAATTGTGACAAATATGGGAATAGAGAGTGGAATGAGCCGATTCATATCAAACCAG GACAAATCTTATTGGATGCGCTAA